GCTTCAATACTTGAATATCCGAAGTAGACACGGTAGTTTTATTTCTTCCACACTGCTTTGACACATATAAGGCGTCATCCGCCTGCTTCAACAATTGGCTGTAGGAATTGATGCAGCAGGACGTCCCAACCGTACTAATCCCAGCGCTTACCGTGTATCCTGTCTCTTCTGTAAAGGTCTTTCTGACCTGATCTGCCAAGTGCAGCGCCTTGGATTCCCCACCGTCGGTTTTGATGACGAACTCTTCACCGCCGAACTTGAAAGTGAAGGATCCCGGCGTGTCAGAATACCTTGCCAAAATCTTTGAGAAATGCTTTAAAATCTCATCGCCGAACTGATGCCCGCACGTATCGTTTATCTTTTTAAAATGGTCGATATCGAACATGATGATACTTTCACCTAGGATAGGCTGAGTCGTCGCTTCAATATTTGAAAAGTAAGACCTGTTATAGATACCGGTTAAAGGGTCTATCACCGCTAGGCTTTTAAATTCATCAATCAGTTTGGCACTTTTCAAGTACATGCTGACCTGAGTGCTGATGATCTGTAAAAATACAAGGCTACTCTTGCTTAACTCGTTTGCAAACGCCCAGTGACAAGCTAAAAATCCGTAAAGCTCATCGCCGACACTTAATCTGATTAGAATAAGCGTTCCTTTATCAAGCGTAGTGATCGACGATTCTGAAACGTCATGGATCACTAAGCTATCACTGACTGCTTTTTTTAGTGTTTCAAAATTGAAATGTTCATATAATTCGTTGCTGATACTCAAATGCCTTTTCTGGTCATCAAAGATGACTTGCGTAGAGCTCGTTCCAAACACACCTTTTATACTGTCGGCGAGTACCGACAATACGACATGTGTTTCCGGATCTGATCCAATGTACCGAGATACACTGAATAAGGTCTCTAGCATGTTCAAATCACTGTTCGCCTTATCCAGTTTAGCTTGCAGATTAGCAAATTCATCTGAAATATTGAGCATTGATTGTATGGCGTTTTCTATATCTCTACCTACAGATGACATCTTATCCCCCAAATTCGATAGTTCATGGTTTTGTACTTACTACTATATCATATTTAGGCTTTTATCCATGAAAAAATATTGAAACAGTACCCTGAAATTCGAATTCAAAACATTACAGTTATTTTACAATTATTTTATAACACCAAAAACCACAGTATTAACAAGGTTTTGAAAAACCCGCTAAAATAAAGGGTTTTAAAAAACACGTAACTCCTATTGACTTTGTGTGTATTAGTCTGTAAGATGCATTTATCGACATGTTAAGGAGGAAACGAAACATGAAAAGAAATCTATTGAAACTAACGATCACCATGCTTGTACTGACATTGGGGTTGACTGCTTGCACCACAGGAAAAGTCGACACAGAGGTCGGTACACTCTCAAATGGCGATAAGCCCATTGTAAAGGTGGGAATGAGCGGTGGTTACAAACCCTATACTTTCATTGATCAGAATGGCGAACTCACAGGCTTTGATGTTGCCGTATGGAACGCAATCGGTGAAAGAATCGGGGCTCAGATCGTCTTCGAAACATCTGAATTCAGCGGTTTATTCGGAAAACTCGACAATAGTCAGTTGACCACCATCGCCAATCAAATCACGATCACAGACGAAAGAAAAGAAAAATACCTGTTTTCAGTTCCATATGTCTACTACGGAGCCCAGCTGGTCGTTCATAGCGATAATGAGGACATCGTAGACCTTAGTTCACTCATAGGAAAAAAAGTAGGTGTAAGTTTAGGATCCAACTATGAGACGATCATTAGGGAGTATGATGTCGAAAACGAAATTGAGATCATCACCTACGAGGATTACCAGGCTTCTCTTCGAGATGTCTCACTTGGCAGAATTGATGCGGTTCTTAACGATAAGCTTGCAGGACTTACCGCTGTGACTGAATCGGGTTTGGACATCAAGCTTGGTGGAGAACCAGTCAGCGAACTGTTCAACGCCTTTCCATTTATAAAGACAGACGATTCTCAAGCTTTGCTTTTACAAGTGAACGAGGTGATTGAATCATTGAAATCGGATGGTACGTTATCTTCCATTTCACTGGAGTGGTTCCCGATCGATATCACACAGGAGTAAACCATGAATGAAGCATTTCAACTAAAGGCATTTATCAGCGTCATACCAAAACTTATCGCGGCACTTCCAATCACCTTGGCGATTGCAAGTGTCGCCATGCTTTTCGGCTTGCTGCTTGGAACAGTGATAGGAATCCTGCGCTTCAAAAACCGTGGAGTATTGACCTTGCCACTGGCGGCATACGTCTCTTTCTTTAGAGGCACACCCCTGATGGTTCAGCTGTTCATTTTCTATTACGGGTTGCCGCAGCTGATACCTGGACTAGCAAGCCTAAGTGCGGTTCAGGCCGCTATCCTTGTGATGTCGATCAACGCGAGCGCCTATATTTCAGAAGTCGTACGGGCTGCCCTGTCCAGTGTGCCCATTGGACAGTTTCACGCCTCAAGTGCCGTTGGAATGACAAGCTGGCAGACACTCACTCATGTGATTCTGCCCCAAGCCTACAGAATAGCCATTCCAGCTCTTGGCAACACCTTTATCAGCATCATTCAAGGGACTTCGATCACCTTCATGCTTGGGGTCAGAGATATCATGGGAACAGCCAAAATGAACGCGGCGGCCAACTACCGGTTTTTAGAGACCTACCTTGCAGTAGGCCTGATTTATTGGTCGTTGACGATTGTGCTCAGCAAGATCAACAGTCATCTAGAGGATCATTTCAGCAAAGGTTATAAAAGAAAGTAGGTACTATGCTGTTATCACTAAGAAACATACACAAAAGCTATGGTGATTTACATGTGCTAAAAGGGATCGACCTCGATATCAAGTCCGGAGAAATCATCGCAGTGCTTGGACCGAGCGGCTCTGGAAAGTCGACTCTGCTAAAGACCATAAACTTTTTAGAGACTCCGCAAGCCGGCGAGTACGCCTTTAAGGGCTTTAGAAAGAAGGTCGCACATATCACTCACAACGACCATGTGGATCTACGAAAGCTCATCAGCATGGTCTTTCAAAACCACAATCTCTTTGATCACTTCACCGTGAGGGACAACTTATCAAAACCGCTTCGGATCGTACATCATCTATCTAAAAAAGAAGCAACGGAATTGGCTTATAAAACGCTTGATACGGTAGGGCTGAGTGACAAGTACGACGCCTATCCCAGTCAGCTCTCAGGCGGTCAGCAGCAGCGCGTCGGAATAGCCAGGGCAATCGCCCATCAGCCCGATCTTGTGCTCTTTGACGAGCCCACATCGGCGCTTGATCCCGAACTGGTTCAAGAAGTCTTGTCCGTCATCCAAGCGCTGTCGAAAACGGAGATGACCATGCTCATCGTCACCCACGAGGTGCAGTTCGCGCTCACAGTAGCCGACCGTGTACTCTTTATGGAGGACGGACTGATTATCGCAGACCAGACTTCCCAGCAAATCAGACAAGAACCCCACCCACGCTTCGAGGCCTACCTCAAAGGACTTCAAACACAAAGCCACTAATCGCTTCATTAAGGGACTAGTGGCTCTTTTTACTTCCTATTGATCTGTTCTTTCATTTTAAGCATATGGTACATCATGTCGTTATAGGGAGTTGAAACACCTAGCTCCGCTCCAAGTTTTCGGATAACGCCGGCAAACATATCCACTTCCGTGAGTCGTCCAGCGTCGATGTCTTGCAGCATCGATGTTTTCGATTCAGGAACCATTTTCTCTAAGATTACCAGCCATGCCTTAAAGTCCTCGTCGGTGATCTCGACGCCTTTTTTTAGTGCCACCGCTCTTACCTCTTGTACAATCATAGCCATCAGTTCATGGCCGTGCTGCGTGTTCAGGTAATGATAATTCGCACCCAGAATAGCCGTCGGCTGATTGCTGCATACATTGATCATAAACTTCCACCATAGCTTCTTGTACATGTCCTTAGGGCATTCGTAAGGGACTCCTGCAAGCTCAAACGTTTTTTTGATCTTTTCAACACGGTCTGTCAGTTCTCCTGATTTTTCACCGAATACGATTCGACCGGCACTGCCGTAGTCCACTTTCAACCCGCTTCGCTGCGCATCGATTCCAAGACACATGCTGTATAGCATCTTGTCCATTCCGTAGACTTCACCGATGATTTCTTCAGAGTCGATGCCGTTTAGCAGCGACATGATGGTGGTCTGCTCGCCCACATGGTGTTTTACAGCCTGAATTGCATCTGGCAGGTCCTGATATTTTACTGCGATGATCACAAGATCGGCAGGCTCTGATGCTTCATTGGCACCGACATAGTTGAACGTCTGCACCGCTCCATTGACTAAAAGCTCTTGTTCCCGATAACGCTTAAGTCTGTCGTCATCCAAAACGACGGTTAGATCGACACCCGCATGACGGTTTAAAATTGCCGCATACGAAGCTCCGATCGCCCCAAGGCCGATGAGGCTGATTTTCATAAGAATCCTCCTTGAATGTTCACTTGCTTGCATGTTCATCTATATAGTAGCATATAAGAGATCTTGCATCACTTTACTTGGTTGAAATATCTCGCATGGAGATTTTCAACATCAAAGCCATACCATATTTGCTTCATTTACAGCCTAAAATGTTATTATTACTTCAAGAATCTAAAAAAAGACATAATTATGAAGGTTTTGTTTGATTCCTTCATAATTATGTTATAAAATACCTATAGACGTTAATTATTAGATGCAATTGTCAATTGGAGGTAATTATATATGAAAGCTACTGGAGTGGTAAGAAAAGTAGATGAGCTTGGTAGAGTAGTGTTACCTATCGAGTTGAGAAGAACGATGGGTATCGATATCAAAGACCCGTTAGAGATTTTCACTGAGGAAAATTCAATCATTCTTAGAAAATACGAGCCTGCTTGTGTACTTTGCGGTGAAGCCGGAAACACAACTAGCTTCAAAGGCAAATTGATATGCCAAGGATGTATCGATACATTCAGCAAAATGGAAAAATAGTCATATTTGAAGAAAACCAGCTGGTCTCAGCTGGTTTTTTTAGTATAGTTCCATACGTCTGTGTTTTAGTAAAGGCAAT
The genomic region above belongs to Fusibacter sp. A1 and contains:
- a CDS encoding amino acid ABC transporter substrate-binding protein, which translates into the protein MKRNLLKLTITMLVLTLGLTACTTGKVDTEVGTLSNGDKPIVKVGMSGGYKPYTFIDQNGELTGFDVAVWNAIGERIGAQIVFETSEFSGLFGKLDNSQLTTIANQITITDERKEKYLFSVPYVYYGAQLVVHSDNEDIVDLSSLIGKKVGVSLGSNYETIIREYDVENEIEIITYEDYQASLRDVSLGRIDAVLNDKLAGLTAVTESGLDIKLGGEPVSELFNAFPFIKTDDSQALLLQVNEVIESLKSDGTLSSISLEWFPIDITQE
- a CDS encoding AbrB/MazE/SpoVT family DNA-binding domain-containing protein, whose translation is MKATGVVRKVDELGRVVLPIELRRTMGIDIKDPLEIFTEENSIILRKYEPACVLCGEAGNTTSFKGKLICQGCIDTFSKMEK
- a CDS encoding ketopantoate reductase family protein, whose protein sequence is MKISLIGLGAIGASYAAILNRHAGVDLTVVLDDDRLKRYREQELLVNGAVQTFNYVGANEASEPADLVIIAVKYQDLPDAIQAVKHHVGEQTTIMSLLNGIDSEEIIGEVYGMDKMLYSMCLGIDAQRSGLKVDYGSAGRIVFGEKSGELTDRVEKIKKTFELAGVPYECPKDMYKKLWWKFMINVCSNQPTAILGANYHYLNTQHGHELMAMIVQEVRAVALKKGVEITDEDFKAWLVILEKMVPESKTSMLQDIDAGRLTEVDMFAGVIRKLGAELGVSTPYNDMMYHMLKMKEQINRK
- a CDS encoding amino acid ABC transporter permease, which codes for MNEAFQLKAFISVIPKLIAALPITLAIASVAMLFGLLLGTVIGILRFKNRGVLTLPLAAYVSFFRGTPLMVQLFIFYYGLPQLIPGLASLSAVQAAILVMSINASAYISEVVRAALSSVPIGQFHASSAVGMTSWQTLTHVILPQAYRIAIPALGNTFISIIQGTSITFMLGVRDIMGTAKMNAAANYRFLETYLAVGLIYWSLTIVLSKINSHLEDHFSKGYKRK
- a CDS encoding diguanylate cyclase, encoding MSSVGRDIENAIQSMLNISDEFANLQAKLDKANSDLNMLETLFSVSRYIGSDPETHVVLSVLADSIKGVFGTSSTQVIFDDQKRHLSISNELYEHFNFETLKKAVSDSLVIHDVSESSITTLDKGTLILIRLSVGDELYGFLACHWAFANELSKSSLVFLQIISTQVSMYLKSAKLIDEFKSLAVIDPLTGIYNRSYFSNIEATTQPILGESIIMFDIDHFKKINDTCGHQFGDEILKHFSKILARYSDTPGSFTFKFGGEEFVIKTDGGESKALHLADQVRKTFTEETGYTVSAGISTVGTSCCINSYSQLLKQADDALYVSKQCGRNKTTVSTSDIQVLKQSATSLSNLVSKSFRQQTSTSIFRFKLMNSTLLTEEQFEEVRTVFTGIARLYDEVFFTASLDVLLIVYGKIDVDQFVIRAFKTLKEQLSHISYDIHSLDAIFKEVIIHSSRVSELSQILGAELGYDAKVLNQIRLACEWHDVGKICTDPVIYSKTSPLTSKEYEVIKLHSWLSYSIAYNHPILSEFANWVLYHHEDFNGRGYYGIKGNDIPYPAQIISLVDKFDALTEHRCYRPAYSWQDALSILKEESVKFDSVLFNHFEKMIHKMMQEKPLVILDQNMIS
- a CDS encoding amino acid ABC transporter ATP-binding protein, which produces MLLSLRNIHKSYGDLHVLKGIDLDIKSGEIIAVLGPSGSGKSTLLKTINFLETPQAGEYAFKGFRKKVAHITHNDHVDLRKLISMVFQNHNLFDHFTVRDNLSKPLRIVHHLSKKEATELAYKTLDTVGLSDKYDAYPSQLSGGQQQRVGIARAIAHQPDLVLFDEPTSALDPELVQEVLSVIQALSKTEMTMLIVTHEVQFALTVADRVLFMEDGLIIADQTSQQIRQEPHPRFEAYLKGLQTQSH